A window of the Brassica napus cultivar Da-Ae chromosome C5, Da-Ae, whole genome shotgun sequence genome harbors these coding sequences:
- the LOC106406896 gene encoding BTB/POZ domain-containing protein At3g08570 isoform X1 gives MGTSDNPPPAHVPPTSFSKSFTTRIFSDVAGDITIVVDGEPFLLHKFPLVARCGKIRKLVAEEMKETSRTLSHTELPDFPGGSHTFELAMKFCYGINFEITISNVVALRCAAGYLEMTEDHKEENLIARTETYLEQVVFRSLEKSVEVLCSCELLLHPHDIAEAYHVPERCVEAIAMNACREQLVLGLSRLNRTSQRGDSPPEWWIQDLSALRIDYYARVVSAMARTGLRSESIITSLMHYSQESLKGIRDRQERTKLDSGTIENEQRNVVEAIVSLFPNDKVPLSFLFGMLRVGVTINVSVSCRLELEMRIAQQLERVSLDDLLIPVVRDEESMYDVDTVHRILVCFLKRIEDEERNEDDNETESLIDSTCHSSLLKVGLIIDAYLAEIAPDPFLSLNKFTDLIEILPDYVRVTHDGLYRAIDMFLKGHPLLTEQECKSLCKFVDTKKLTQEACSHAAQNDRLPVQMVVRVLYSEQLRLKNIVSGESGMVMSSQKLSSGVPSGATSPRDTYASLRRENRELKLEISRVRVRLSELEKEQVLMKQGMIEKSGHGGTLMTSLSKGIGRMSIFGGGAKEEKRRKANRKNRPRLKGKTGINRTESMF, from the exons ATGGGTACCTCGGACAACCCTCCTCCTGCTCATGTTCCTCCCACCAGCTTCTCCAAATCCTTTACCACCcg CATATTCTCCGATGTTGCGGGAGATATAACAATTGTCGTAGATGGAGAGCCTTTTCTACTACACAAG TTTCCTCTGGTGGCTAGGTGTGGAAAGATCAGGAAACTGGTGGCAGAAGAGATGAAAGAGACTTCAAGAACCCTCTCCCATACAGAGCTCCCAGACTTCCCAGGCGGGTCACACACCTTCGAGCTCGCCATGAAGTTCTGCTACGGCATCAACTTCGAGATCACCATCTCCAACGTGGTCGCTCTCCGCTGCGCAGCCGGTTACCTCGAGATGACAGAGGACCACAAAGAAGAGAATCTCATCGCACGGACCGAGACTTACCTCGAACAAGTCGTGTTTCGAAGCCTGGAGAAGTCGGTGGAAGTCCTCTGCTCCTGCGAGTTGTTGCTTCACCCTCACGACATAGCCGAAGCTTACCACGTCCCCGAAAGGTGCGTGGAGGCCATAGCTATGAACGCATGTAGAGAACAGCTAGTGCTGGGACTATCACGTCTTAACAGAACCAGCCAGAGAGGAGACTCTCCACCAGAGTGGTGGATCCAAGACCTCTCTGCTCTAAGGATCGATTATTACGCACGTGTTGTCTCCGCCATGGCGAGAACAGGCTTGCGGTCCGAGAGCATCATCACTTCTTTAATGCATTACTCTCAGGAGTCTTTAAAAGGCATCAGAGACCGTCAGGAACGTACCAAGCTCGACTCAGGCACGATTGAGAACGAGCAGAGGAACGTCGTTGAAGCCATCGTTAGCCTTTTCCCCAACGACAAAGTCCCTCTGAGTTTCCTCTTTGGGATGTTGAGGGTTGGGGTTACTATAAACGTTTCCGTCTCTTGCAGGCTTGAGCTCGAGATGAGAATCGCTCAGCAGCTGGAGAGAGTCTCGCTTGATGATCTACTCATACCTGTCGTCCGAGATGAAGAGTCCATGTACGATGTGGACACGGTTCATAGGATACTCGTATGTTTCTTGAAGAGGATAGAGGACGAAGAACGTAACGAAGATGACAACGAGACTGAGAGTCTGATTGATTCCACGTGTCACAGCTCGTTACTGAAAGTGGGACTGATCATAGATGCGTATTTGGCAGAGATCGCACCAGACCCGTTCCTGAGTCTAAACAAGTTTACCGATTTGATAGAGATTTTGCCGGATTACGTGCGTGTCACGCATGATGGTCTCTACAGAGCTATTGATATGTTTCTTAAG GGACATCCGTTGCTGACCGAACAAGAATGCAAAAGTCTCTGCAAGTTCGTAGACACGAAGAAACTTACACAAGAAGCATGCAGCCACGCGGCTCAGAACGACCGGTTACCGGTGCAGATGGTTGTTCGAGTTCTTTACTCGGAACAGCTGCGTCTGAAGAACATTGTGTCAGGAGAGTCAGGGATGGTAATGTCGTCTCAGAAACTCAGCAGCGGGGTCCCGAGCGGAGCAACGTCTCCGAGAGACACTTACGCATCGTTGAGGAGGGAGAACAGAGAGTTGAAGCTGGAGATCTCGAGGGTGAGAGTGAGACTGAGCGAGTTAGAGAAGGAGCAGGTTTTGATGAAACAAGGGATGATTGAGAAGTCAGGTCATGGTGGAACATTGATGACCTCACTTTCCAAAGGGATTGGGAGGATGTCTATATTTGGTGGTGGAGCTAAAGAAGAGAAACGACGTAAGGCTAACCGCAAAAACAGGCCAAGGTTGAAGGGCAAAACCGGTATTAACCGAACAGAGTCTATGTTTTAA
- the LOC106406896 gene encoding BTB/POZ domain-containing protein At3g08570 isoform X2: MFLPPASPNPLPPGYCSIFSDVAGDITIVVDGEPFLLHKFPLVARCGKIRKLVAEEMKETSRTLSHTELPDFPGGSHTFELAMKFCYGINFEITISNVVALRCAAGYLEMTEDHKEENLIARTETYLEQVVFRSLEKSVEVLCSCELLLHPHDIAEAYHVPERCVEAIAMNACREQLVLGLSRLNRTSQRGDSPPEWWIQDLSALRIDYYARVVSAMARTGLRSESIITSLMHYSQESLKGIRDRQERTKLDSGTIENEQRNVVEAIVSLFPNDKVPLSFLFGMLRVGVTINVSVSCRLELEMRIAQQLERVSLDDLLIPVVRDEESMYDVDTVHRILVCFLKRIEDEERNEDDNETESLIDSTCHSSLLKVGLIIDAYLAEIAPDPFLSLNKFTDLIEILPDYVRVTHDGLYRAIDMFLKGHPLLTEQECKSLCKFVDTKKLTQEACSHAAQNDRLPVQMVVRVLYSEQLRLKNIVSGESGMVMSSQKLSSGVPSGATSPRDTYASLRRENRELKLEISRVRVRLSELEKEQVLMKQGMIEKSGHGGTLMTSLSKGIGRMSIFGGGAKEEKRRKANRKNRPRLKGKTGINRTESMF, encoded by the exons ATGTTCCTCCCACCAGCTTCTCCAAATCCTTTACCACCcg GATATTGCAGCATATTCTCCGATGTTGCGGGAGATATAACAATTGTCGTAGATGGAGAGCCTTTTCTACTACACAAG TTTCCTCTGGTGGCTAGGTGTGGAAAGATCAGGAAACTGGTGGCAGAAGAGATGAAAGAGACTTCAAGAACCCTCTCCCATACAGAGCTCCCAGACTTCCCAGGCGGGTCACACACCTTCGAGCTCGCCATGAAGTTCTGCTACGGCATCAACTTCGAGATCACCATCTCCAACGTGGTCGCTCTCCGCTGCGCAGCCGGTTACCTCGAGATGACAGAGGACCACAAAGAAGAGAATCTCATCGCACGGACCGAGACTTACCTCGAACAAGTCGTGTTTCGAAGCCTGGAGAAGTCGGTGGAAGTCCTCTGCTCCTGCGAGTTGTTGCTTCACCCTCACGACATAGCCGAAGCTTACCACGTCCCCGAAAGGTGCGTGGAGGCCATAGCTATGAACGCATGTAGAGAACAGCTAGTGCTGGGACTATCACGTCTTAACAGAACCAGCCAGAGAGGAGACTCTCCACCAGAGTGGTGGATCCAAGACCTCTCTGCTCTAAGGATCGATTATTACGCACGTGTTGTCTCCGCCATGGCGAGAACAGGCTTGCGGTCCGAGAGCATCATCACTTCTTTAATGCATTACTCTCAGGAGTCTTTAAAAGGCATCAGAGACCGTCAGGAACGTACCAAGCTCGACTCAGGCACGATTGAGAACGAGCAGAGGAACGTCGTTGAAGCCATCGTTAGCCTTTTCCCCAACGACAAAGTCCCTCTGAGTTTCCTCTTTGGGATGTTGAGGGTTGGGGTTACTATAAACGTTTCCGTCTCTTGCAGGCTTGAGCTCGAGATGAGAATCGCTCAGCAGCTGGAGAGAGTCTCGCTTGATGATCTACTCATACCTGTCGTCCGAGATGAAGAGTCCATGTACGATGTGGACACGGTTCATAGGATACTCGTATGTTTCTTGAAGAGGATAGAGGACGAAGAACGTAACGAAGATGACAACGAGACTGAGAGTCTGATTGATTCCACGTGTCACAGCTCGTTACTGAAAGTGGGACTGATCATAGATGCGTATTTGGCAGAGATCGCACCAGACCCGTTCCTGAGTCTAAACAAGTTTACCGATTTGATAGAGATTTTGCCGGATTACGTGCGTGTCACGCATGATGGTCTCTACAGAGCTATTGATATGTTTCTTAAG GGACATCCGTTGCTGACCGAACAAGAATGCAAAAGTCTCTGCAAGTTCGTAGACACGAAGAAACTTACACAAGAAGCATGCAGCCACGCGGCTCAGAACGACCGGTTACCGGTGCAGATGGTTGTTCGAGTTCTTTACTCGGAACAGCTGCGTCTGAAGAACATTGTGTCAGGAGAGTCAGGGATGGTAATGTCGTCTCAGAAACTCAGCAGCGGGGTCCCGAGCGGAGCAACGTCTCCGAGAGACACTTACGCATCGTTGAGGAGGGAGAACAGAGAGTTGAAGCTGGAGATCTCGAGGGTGAGAGTGAGACTGAGCGAGTTAGAGAAGGAGCAGGTTTTGATGAAACAAGGGATGATTGAGAAGTCAGGTCATGGTGGAACATTGATGACCTCACTTTCCAAAGGGATTGGGAGGATGTCTATATTTGGTGGTGGAGCTAAAGAAGAGAAACGACGTAAGGCTAACCGCAAAAACAGGCCAAGGTTGAAGGGCAAAACCGGTATTAACCGAACAGAGTCTATGTTTTAA
- the LOC106406896 gene encoding BTB/POZ domain-containing protein At3g08570 isoform X3, giving the protein MESLFYYTRCGKIRKLVAEEMKETSRTLSHTELPDFPGGSHTFELAMKFCYGINFEITISNVVALRCAAGYLEMTEDHKEENLIARTETYLEQVVFRSLEKSVEVLCSCELLLHPHDIAEAYHVPERCVEAIAMNACREQLVLGLSRLNRTSQRGDSPPEWWIQDLSALRIDYYARVVSAMARTGLRSESIITSLMHYSQESLKGIRDRQERTKLDSGTIENEQRNVVEAIVSLFPNDKVPLSFLFGMLRVGVTINVSVSCRLELEMRIAQQLERVSLDDLLIPVVRDEESMYDVDTVHRILVCFLKRIEDEERNEDDNETESLIDSTCHSSLLKVGLIIDAYLAEIAPDPFLSLNKFTDLIEILPDYVRVTHDGLYRAIDMFLKGHPLLTEQECKSLCKFVDTKKLTQEACSHAAQNDRLPVQMVVRVLYSEQLRLKNIVSGESGMVMSSQKLSSGVPSGATSPRDTYASLRRENRELKLEISRVRVRLSELEKEQVLMKQGMIEKSGHGGTLMTSLSKGIGRMSIFGGGAKEEKRRKANRKNRPRLKGKTGINRTESMF; this is encoded by the exons ATGGAGAGCCTTTTCTACTACACAAG GTGTGGAAAGATCAGGAAACTGGTGGCAGAAGAGATGAAAGAGACTTCAAGAACCCTCTCCCATACAGAGCTCCCAGACTTCCCAGGCGGGTCACACACCTTCGAGCTCGCCATGAAGTTCTGCTACGGCATCAACTTCGAGATCACCATCTCCAACGTGGTCGCTCTCCGCTGCGCAGCCGGTTACCTCGAGATGACAGAGGACCACAAAGAAGAGAATCTCATCGCACGGACCGAGACTTACCTCGAACAAGTCGTGTTTCGAAGCCTGGAGAAGTCGGTGGAAGTCCTCTGCTCCTGCGAGTTGTTGCTTCACCCTCACGACATAGCCGAAGCTTACCACGTCCCCGAAAGGTGCGTGGAGGCCATAGCTATGAACGCATGTAGAGAACAGCTAGTGCTGGGACTATCACGTCTTAACAGAACCAGCCAGAGAGGAGACTCTCCACCAGAGTGGTGGATCCAAGACCTCTCTGCTCTAAGGATCGATTATTACGCACGTGTTGTCTCCGCCATGGCGAGAACAGGCTTGCGGTCCGAGAGCATCATCACTTCTTTAATGCATTACTCTCAGGAGTCTTTAAAAGGCATCAGAGACCGTCAGGAACGTACCAAGCTCGACTCAGGCACGATTGAGAACGAGCAGAGGAACGTCGTTGAAGCCATCGTTAGCCTTTTCCCCAACGACAAAGTCCCTCTGAGTTTCCTCTTTGGGATGTTGAGGGTTGGGGTTACTATAAACGTTTCCGTCTCTTGCAGGCTTGAGCTCGAGATGAGAATCGCTCAGCAGCTGGAGAGAGTCTCGCTTGATGATCTACTCATACCTGTCGTCCGAGATGAAGAGTCCATGTACGATGTGGACACGGTTCATAGGATACTCGTATGTTTCTTGAAGAGGATAGAGGACGAAGAACGTAACGAAGATGACAACGAGACTGAGAGTCTGATTGATTCCACGTGTCACAGCTCGTTACTGAAAGTGGGACTGATCATAGATGCGTATTTGGCAGAGATCGCACCAGACCCGTTCCTGAGTCTAAACAAGTTTACCGATTTGATAGAGATTTTGCCGGATTACGTGCGTGTCACGCATGATGGTCTCTACAGAGCTATTGATATGTTTCTTAAG GGACATCCGTTGCTGACCGAACAAGAATGCAAAAGTCTCTGCAAGTTCGTAGACACGAAGAAACTTACACAAGAAGCATGCAGCCACGCGGCTCAGAACGACCGGTTACCGGTGCAGATGGTTGTTCGAGTTCTTTACTCGGAACAGCTGCGTCTGAAGAACATTGTGTCAGGAGAGTCAGGGATGGTAATGTCGTCTCAGAAACTCAGCAGCGGGGTCCCGAGCGGAGCAACGTCTCCGAGAGACACTTACGCATCGTTGAGGAGGGAGAACAGAGAGTTGAAGCTGGAGATCTCGAGGGTGAGAGTGAGACTGAGCGAGTTAGAGAAGGAGCAGGTTTTGATGAAACAAGGGATGATTGAGAAGTCAGGTCATGGTGGAACATTGATGACCTCACTTTCCAAAGGGATTGGGAGGATGTCTATATTTGGTGGTGGAGCTAAAGAAGAGAAACGACGTAAGGCTAACCGCAAAAACAGGCCAAGGTTGAAGGGCAAAACCGGTATTAACCGAACAGAGTCTATGTTTTAA
- the LOC106409870 gene encoding V-type proton ATPase subunit E2, with translation MNDADVSKQIQQMVRFIRQEAEEKANEISISAEEEFNIERLQLLETAKRKLRQDYDRKLKQVDIRKRIDYSTQLNASRIKYLQAQDDVVTSMKDSAAKDLLRVSNDKNAYKKLLKALIVESLLRLKEPSVLLRCREMDKKVVESIIEDAKKQYADKAKVASPKITIDEKVFLPPPPNPKQPDSHDPHCSGGVVLASQDGKIVCENTLDARLDVAFRQKLPQIRTRLVGAPETSRA, from the exons atgaaCGACGCAGATGTGTCAAAGCAGATACAACAGATGGTCCGGTTCATCCGGCAAGAGGCGGAAGAGAAAGCTAACGAGATCTCAATCTCCGCTGAGGAGGAATTCAACATAGAGAGACTTCAGCTTCTCGAGACTGCCAAGCGTAAGCTCCGTCAAGATTATGATCGCAAGCTCAAGCAGGTCGATATCCGCAAGCGCAT CGACTACTCGACGCAGCTGAATGCTAGTAGGATTAAGTACCTTCAAGCACAAGATGACGTTGTCACCTCCATGAAAGACTCTGCGGCTAAGGACCTTCTTCGTGTCTCCAACGACAAGAACGCGTACAAAAAGCTTCTCAAGGCTCTCATCGTTGAG AGTTTGCTGCGGCTGAAAGAGCCATCAGTGCTGCTGAGATGCAGAGAGATGGACAAGAAGGTTGTTGAGTCAATCATCGAGGATGCTAAGAAACAGTATGCAGATAAAGCGAAAGTCGCGTCTCCTAAGATAACCATCGACGAGAAAGTGTTCCTCCCTCCACCTCCTAATCCTAAGCAACCTGATTCACATGACCCTCACTG CTCGGGCGGGGTGGTGCTGGCATCTCAAGATGGAAAGATTGTCTGCGAGAATACTTTAGACGCACGCCTAGACGTCGCCTTCAGACAGAAGCTTCCCCAG ATCCGAACACGCCTCGTTGGAGCTCCTGAAACCTCAAGAGCATGA